The DNA window TCAAAGTATCCACGTTTACATCAGACTGGGCCTTCCTTAATGCCGAGGATATGTGTGTCTTTGACAGCAGAAAAATGTGGTGTGATGATCCTGGATCCTTGCTCCAAGGCCTTCCTCACAAATTGTAACACAGAGCCGCAGCAATGTTTATCCTTCTTCCACAGTATCTCGAGGTTGAAACCCTTGGTGTTACGGTGGACGACCGTGACACCGTACACCTTGATCGAGGGATCTACCTCACCTACCCCCACCATTGATTGGACCCTAGCTACGTTCCTTGGTTCAAGCTCAATCTCATTGAATCTCGAGCTCACTGAGGTCCAGCTCAGTGGACGAGTGTGGGGTAGCTCAACGTACCAGATGTCTCAAAGTATCTGCGCTGCCGCCGCTCGACGTTTGATCATGGTCTTATTTTAGGCTGTATAGTCGACTTGATCCAATGTGTCTGTTCCTGGATTGGGTATCTCTTTTGAGCCTGCTCTCATTCGATGGAGGTGTGAATGAATGGATTACGGCCGACCCGCGTCCACTGATGCAACGAGGTACAAAGTCTGAGAGCATAAAGCAAGCATGTCTATGTATTCATCAACAATGACGATCATTCGTTACATCCTCGTACGTATTCTGTGCTCCAAGACATGAACATCAGAGCGCCGCTTTTGATTGATTGCTTCGCGAGGTAAGCGTCCCGCCTTTATCAGGCGCTTTTCATGAGTGACCACATCCTACCCCCACGGAGGTCAAAGGCCGGCacctattttatttaagatcGAACCAGCAAAAACCCACACCATCCCAGCTAACCAGGACTCGGACGGCGGCATGACCTGCCTAACTATGTATACGCTCGGAGGATGAAGACCGGCGCATTGCTTCTTTGACCAAAACGACGCTTTTATTGGTGCGCATTTGACCGCATATCACAATTGTTGCTTCTGTGACTTTGCCATTACGTGACACCAGTTAGTTACAGGCTGAAAGCCTCCACTGTCGATGAAAACGACTTACATTTCTCTTTTTGTCAAACCGACAGGCTGTTTTCCTGGGACTTGGGTTCAGGCAAGAACATGTTGCAGttcctaggtaggtacctaggctATTCAAGAAAGCGAGCTAGATCCGACCTCGGCCTTCGGTGTACCCCTCCGGCTGGTTTGATATTACACACAATTAAACGTGGTTGATATGAAATCGCAAATACAAATTGGGGTAGGGCTGAAGAAAACCGAATAGGAAGGCATAAGTCGGTTCGAATTGATTCATCGTTACACGGCGTGCATCTATGAGTCGGCCGAAAATGTTCGAAGCACTAACGTCCCCCCTCACAAATACTGAATTGATAAGAAGATACCTAATTAGAGTCCAATTTGACCCCGACAACAGGCTATTCCCCGACACCATATCACGAATTGAGCATCAACACAGTTGGATATGGAACTCATGTACTCTGCAAACAGTATGAAATGACAACAATGTGGGCCAGTGGTTCAGTTTAGTCAACGTAATTTCAACAGAGCATTCACCACTTTGGCTAAGCAACCCCTCCATAACAGTGCTTATCCGAACCGTGAACACTTTCAGGCCGGCTCGCCATAAACGGCCGCAAGGAAAATCATGTAGTTAACATCTACAAGAGAACTCAAAGTGACTTCTCCTTAACCGAACAGCGGCTAGAAAAGGCAACACGCGGGTCCGGTAATGGTTTGGTGATAATAGTGTGTATCCAATAGTTCATATCTGCCAGGGTCCTTGATGAAAAACAAATATCCATCTCCACGCTCACGGACAGAATCCGACCAGAACATTTGCCAATCCTGTCTGGACAAAGGCTGGTGTATACAGCCTGACCGTGCATTTGCTGATCATTGGCAGCTAGTCGTCCGTAGTCTCCCCTTCACCAGGACCTTATTTCGTCACTTTGTGGTCCCGATGAGGGAAGGCCAGGCACAGACACGAGAAGACTCGGGTCTTTGTATGCAAGATTCGGCTCTTGGACGGCTCCACATTATCTTGGATTTACCTTGTCCGTGTCAAAGATACTGGCAAGTAGCTATGTACATGCCCATGATGTTCAGGAGTGTTTGGGAGTTTGTTACATGTCCTGAGTCTAAGCGGTAGACGACAAGCCTGCTGAAGATGCAGTATGGGTCAAGCGTTTCCACTCATAAGTACAGTCAAAGAGCCAATGGCGGAAGCAGGTAAGTAGCTTTGTTGGTCAAAGGGTATTCATCTAAAGTAGGCTATTGCTCCCACCGTAACTTAAGCATCTCGGGAGCGTCCCCGGGGCAGCTCAATTATTCTCCGTTTTGCGGGGGAAGAGGGCATTACCTCAACTACCACTCGCTCGTGACTTTGTGGTGTGGCACTTGGGCGCATGATAGTATTTTTGCTTTAACCATTTTGACTGATCTAGGGTCTCCAAATTCGATCCCCCTAGCACCTCTTCCGTGCACAAGTACTGCAGGTACCCCGGTTCAGAGTGCAATTCTAGACGATTGAGGGAACAAATTCTTGTAAAGGTACAAAGTCATTGTGCGGTAGTTGTGTGCTGATGACACTCTCCGAACCCCGAACCCCAACCCGGGGGCGCTCCCATTATATGGACGGCTTACAGCCCGATATACCGATCCGCCCAGTAGCCGTCTGTCTAGCATCCTCTTTATTTACTGACAGCGTTCTGAACCTTCTCCGTGGCCTTCTCTACCTTGCCCTTAGCAGCCTCAGCCGCTTGCACCAGCTGCTCCTTGGGCATGTTCTCCTTTCCGCCCCAGTAGTGGTAGTTCAGGTATCGGTATCCTTGGGTGAGCTGAGCACCAGCGTTGACGAAGTGGCAGGcgaataaaagataattccTGGGGGTGACAGCGAGAGAGTATCGCATAAAGGTACCGGCATAGATGATGAGAGCACCAGTCATCTGTCCCGAGATCCTAACAAAGATAAATTAGCCGCAAGTCTCGCAGGCAAATGAGGCAGGGGTTTCGTACAACTCAGGGCTCTTCTGTGTGTCCATGATGGCAGCCAGAGGGATGCCAAAGTTGGAGACAGGACCCCAGAAGTCTAGAAGAGACAGTCAGTTCACATCTTTGCTTGTTAAATGCCACGAAGCTGCCGTGTCCCTGAAGCATTGAGCGCATCGACAAATACGACCACCTGCAACCCAATTGACATATTACAAAAGACCAGCAAGTTTTTGCATATTTATCCCATGTGCGGGCATGCTAGTGAACGTATTGCAGTCGTAGGGTTGGATGTCGAGTTGCGATATCACAAAATTGCGCTTTCGGAGACGAATCGGAGCTCATGCAAAAAGCATGACAGGGCGTTGAGGGACGTACGGGTCGAGCAAATGTAATCAGATACCGGGTTGGACCGGATCTTGGCGTTCGCAGCCTTGATGATAGCAGCCATTTTGAATGATCTTTATGAGGGATGCCGTGGATATCGGAAATGGGAGCGACCTTTCGTTGGGTTGAGGTGATGCTGTTCCTGTTCTCGCAGTTGAATTCACCGCGCCGAACTGGAAATTTCCAGTGTTGAGGTCACGTGCACGTCCTATCTTTGTTTGCTAACTCTCAACCATTCGCGTTGTATTACCACGATTAAAATTGAACTCCCAACCCCGAATATAAAAATACTGTATACATTTTTGCACTGCTTTTTCGACTTCTCCTCACTCAATAGTGATGTTGTTGTAAGATAAAAAGTGCGCTCGAGGTATTGAATTACGATCTGTAGTGAGCCCGTCACCTGCAATTCACCGACGGTCTAGAATTGAACGTATCTACAGCTAAAGCATAGGGTCCTTCGGAGGTTGTCCGTCTGAAGTAAACATGCATCCATCCTTGAAGGGGCGTGTGCTGAAGACAGACAGACTCCACGCTATTGCTGTACCTAGCTTCTAACTTGTCGCTTGTGAGGCTCGTGAGATGCTATCCCGGAGGGTTGTGGGGGATTGGAGACTATGCCGagctcttctccatcttctaCAGCACAGGGCATCCTTACCCCAGACGGATATTGGGGGCTCATAGATGCTACTCATTTTCTGTTGCTCTCCAATTCCTATGTTAATTCAGCCTTTCTCCTATCCGGTTGAACGTTGGACGCCACAGGAACATGAAGGGAGCCCTGTTCCAGAAAACTTCTCCTTACGGTAGTAACTTCCACCACACGTCTCTCAGTTCAACGATAACCGGAAATAAAGGGTGCGGCTATCAAAGTCTTGGAAACACTCTAAGCTATCCGGGGTCGTTGGTTTCTCTTGGGCTGGTTCCTGGGTGCAGCCATCGTGAGGACAGGCCCGGGGGTGGACGGTACTGCAACCGGTAAGATATCCCGGTCACTCCCGATGGTAAAGATGGGTCGGGATCTCTAATACCATGGGACGTAACGTGATCAGCCTTGTATCACCCCTTGTGCCGAGATCCATGGTACATCCCATTCATCCCTCGGTTTTGTTCTGTAGCCGCATATGCGGGTAGACTAATAACTAACAGGAGCCGCTTCCGCTTAGATCTCGGTCGTGGAGAAGCTCACTCGGCTGTTAGACCCGAGGTGAGCCGCCTACCGTGTAAACGTTTGTCAAGAAAGACAGTTTCCGGTGGAAAGATCCTTTTGAATACATATACTTTTCTCTTTTAGCCATGCCGTTTGAAGATATGTAAGAGTTTTCTTTTATGGCGTTGCAGAACGACGACTTCCTTTTATACCACTATTACATCTGATTAGCCAATGGCTCAGAGCAATACAACTGTACTTTCTCCTCGACAAGTACCTAGAGACCACAAGAAACGAAAATAGCAAATCTTATGGATCTGGCCTGCCATTCACTGTTACATGTCTCAGTTTGGAGATTGATTTTCCTTTTGCGCCTACAATTTTCTGCCAAGGGTTAAATGTTTGAACAAACCTGCATAGGTGGCCCTAATTCTTGGGCAATATGAGTGCAGGATATCAAAGCCCTCCAATAGAACACTTATCATAAAcaatactataattatttGCAGATCTAGTATTGCCAAGCAGCTACCGTCACTACTAAAGTTACCCTAGACCCAGCTATATATAAGCATTTAAACCAGAAGAAAAACATGTTTACAGTAAGCTGTCATTCACGTAAGATGACATAAGAACAATAGAATTCCTATGGTGGgaatatagcctttatataggTGTTTGTACCCCACTGTCTGTTATCCTCGTTTATGTACCATGTGGCTGTTCACATCTCCCAGCTACAGTTAGATACAGAAACATATCTAGTAACTGGAAATTAGGCAGAGACTGAAAATGATAAAGGATGATTGCTGATGACTCTTTAACTTTCGCTAAGTTATGAGATTTGAAAATAGATGAGTTTTCTGGCCActgaggttgaagatgcaaaATTGCAATATCCAAAAGAGGATTGATTGGTGACTCATCGTGACTAGGCTATCGTTCTGGCCAATGCTCGTTTGTCATGGTTGGCTTTGCCACACGGAAAGCGACAGGGCTCCACCGATTCAACGCCTCTCAAGAATTTGTTGTCGAACACTCCTCATATATGATCAgatttctttctcttcctttcctttgAGAGCTCTACTTTCTCACTATTCTACCTCGCACGGTTGCGCCTGCAGCAGGACTGTTTACATCGGCTCTCGTTTGACCCAGCGTCTCATTGCTTTGTTAGAACCTTGCCAGACGACCATTCTCCATAATCTTTATTCCCAGTTTAAAGTCGCTATATTTTACACAGCGCAATCATTTCATCACCAACAGAGTCTCATATAACTGCCTCGTCTTGCGCCATCATGGTTGAACAGGAGTCCAACCGTGCCTCCAATCAAGCACCGCCTGAAACCCAAAACCGGTCTCAGAATGAGGGCGAAGGACCAGCTTCAGGATCCCGAGGAGGCTCACGTGGAGGACGCCGTAGAGGAAGGGGAGGACGTAGTCGTGGTCAGAGACAAAATGGTCCAGTACAAGGACCTGGAGGTCGTGGAAACACTTCCCAGACAGAATCTGCCACAGCGCCTGCCACCGCCCCGATAGAGCCAGCAGCTTCTAGCGCACCTGAAAGCTCAGGAAATTCTAGGAACAGACGGAACAGAAGGGGCAACCGAGGCGCTACTCGAGGTTCAGTAGAGCAGGGCAGAGGCGTATTTACAATGGGGCCTCGACGACAATTTGGTGGCCGATTAACGACCAACGAGCAATCATCAGACGCAGCTGACCAGGACGCATTCTTGCGAGCCAATGCCCCGGAATTTGTTCCTGGACAACCAGCTCCCCAAGGAGGGTAAGGAATCTACTTGATTAAAGACAAAAGACAGGACTGAAACTAACGATAATAGAAATGGAAATCAATCCTCCAGTGCAGGTGATTCTCAGCATGCAGCACAGCCTTGTTCTAGAGGAAATCGCACAAGGAATCGGAAGCAAGACAGACCTCGTCAAGAGGTTCCCAAATCAACTGCTTCCGAACTTTGGCAAAGAATCCAGGAAGACATCGCCAATTGGAACTACGAATGTCGAATTTGTACCGAGGAGGTCACCCGGAAAACCGAAGTTTGGTCTTGTACCACCTGCTGGACCGTTGTTCATCTTGAGTGTGCTCACCAATGGTGGGATACTTCTATGAAGGTCAACGAAGAGAGCGGCGACAAGTCATGGCGTTGTCCTGGATGCAATTCGACCTTGACTGATGAGCCCGGCAATAGTTCATGCTGGTGCGGCAAAGAAACGCAACTCAGTCGGAATAGTCTCCTACCTCCTCACTCTTGTGGGCAGACCTGTTCCAAATCTAGACCGACATGCTCTCATCCATGCACTCTCCAGTGCCACCCTGGGCCATGCCCACCTTGCACCGTTCTCAGTCCACCGGAGCCGTGCTACTGTGGAAAACACTCTCAGCGAAAGAATTGCAGAGACACCGATTACTACAACGGATGGAGCTGTCGAGAGTTATGTGGTGATCTGCTTCCGTGCTCACAGCACGAATGCATTCAGATATGCCACCCAGGCGTGTGTGGTACTTGCGAAGTAACAGTGGCGGCGAAATGCTACTGTGGACGAGTTGAGAAAGAAATGCAATGCTCTAAGCAGGATGACCTGTGTGATTCGTATGATGATGCCAACGATTCTTGGTTTGAGGGTTCCTTCGGCTGCGAGAATAGTTGTGGAAGAACGCATGATTGCAATGTCCATCATTGTCAACTGCCTTGTCACCCACAAGATGAGCAGCCAGCTCATTGTCCTTTCTCCCCAGACGTTGTAACCCAATGTCCTTGCGGAAAGACGCCGCTCAAAGAGCTTATGGATGACTCTCGTCAGTCGTGCAGTGACCCCATTCCTCATTGCGAGAAAAAGTGTGAGAAGAAGTTAGACTGCGGTCATTTCTGTCAGCTACTTTGTCATACTGGGGATTGTGACTCTTGCACGGACGTCATGGAAGTCGATTGTCGCTGTGGTCGAGTTACATCTGAGACGATGTGTCACGGCGCAGAAGTTCAGCACCCTTTGTGCTTCAAGATCTGCCAGGCAAACAGAAACTGTGGAAGACATCGTTGTGGCGAGCATTGTTGCCCGggcgagaagaaggctgtACAGAGAATTGCCCAGCAGAAGAAGCAGCGTGTTGGTCCCGACTCGCTCCCAGTCGAAGCTGAACACATCTGTTTGAACACTTGTGGCCGACCACTCAAGTGCGGCTCCCATAACTGCGAACAACTTTGTCATCGTGGAGCTTGTGCAAGCTGCCCCGAGGCCATCTGGGAGGAGATTAGCTGCAATTGTGGCAAGACAGTTCTTCACCCACCACAACCTTGTGGTACTCGTCAACCGTCTTGCACAAGTCAGTGTCAACGCCAGCCAGGCTGCGGCCATCCTCCTGTCGTCCATCAATGCCACCCTGACGATGTGAGCTGCCCCCCATGTACATACCTAACGACGCGTGTGTGTATTTGTGGGAAGACCACATTCCACAACAAGCCGTGTCACCTCCAGCAAGTACACTGCAGCCAGGTGTGTGGGCAGAAGTTGTCTTGCGGCCTTCACACATGCAAGAAACTATGCCACCGTCCTGGAGAGTGTGGAGATGCGCTGGCTGGCTGTGAACAGCTCTGTGGAAAGCCAAAGCCTCTCTGCGGCCACCCATGCCAGAGTGTCTGCCATGGTCAGACTGGTAAGTCAATATGCAATGAGATTCAAACAGACCGACTAACACTTGTTTAGCTTGCAACGAATCCACAGCCTGTCATGTGAAAATGACAGTCAAATGTCCTTGCGGCAACCATAAGAAAGAGTTTAAATGCCTGGCTAGCACCAGCAACCCAACTCCAAATCGTCCAGAAGTCCGATGCGACGATGAATGCGAACGCCTCGACCGCAACCGCCGCCTTGCTGCGGCCCTCAACATCGACCCGGCGACGCATACCAACGACCACGTTCCGTTCTCAGACGACACTCTCAAACTTTACAAGCAGTTCCCTAAATGGGGTGACGAGCAAGAGAGCCAGTACCGTGTCTTTGCAGCTAACAAGGACGAGGTTCGTCTGAGGTACGAGCCTATGAAGAATGTCTCACGCCagtttcttcatcttcttgccGAGGACTTTGGCTTCGAAAGCAAGAGCGAGGACCACGATATTCATCGATCCGTACTCGTTTGGAAGACTGACAAATTTGTCTCGGCGCCGCCAAAGACACTCTCCCAATGTGTCAAGATTCGAGCAACACAAGCTGCTGAAGCTgcggcagcggcagcaaTTCGACCGCCCAGCCCGCCAGTGCTGGAGACAGAGCCTTTCAACGCACTAGTACTTACCGAGCCCCGGTTCGGGTTGACAAACGATGATGTCAATACTGCTCTTGCGGCGGACCTCTCATCACTACAGGGATTCTCATTCAAGGTTGATTTCCTCAATGAAGAAGTCCTCATCAAGGCTACAGTTTCATACTCAGCGTTCCTCACACCTGCTCCTTTAGAGAAGGGCCTTGAAATACTCAAGCCCCGCATCGAGCAAACAATTCGCCGTGAGAAGCTCGCCGAGAACGTGCTGCTATGCCATTCAGATGTCAACGGCGCCATCACTCGCCGCGAGGTGCCACGCCGAGCTGGTGCTGGAGGATGGAGTGCTGTGGCCGGACGCGCGGCGTCTAAGCCGGGATCATCATCCACGACAGAAGAAGCTAAGCCTGGTCGCAGACTGCTTCTTGgactcaagaagaagaagccacaGGCGGAGGCGGGAAAGGTGTGGGCTGCCCTCGATGGAGATGTTGAATGCTAGAAGGGAGAGTGACCTGACCCCCTGACTGTGaattgatgatgttgagtcTCATAGCAGCATGACTAGTCTGCTGTGCAGCACAGATATCTCACTTGAATTGACAAAGAAACATAATGACTCCAAAACTAAGCGTTACAAACATGAATTAACCAGTCTAAGTAAGGGTCGTTCCCGTCATTCGAAAACGTGGGTGTTTAGACCCTCCAATGTCTTGCATATTCTAGTTTGAACCGTCCAATGACAGATTAAATAAAGCGTCGAACGTGGTGGAAATGAGGCCACATCAATTAAACTTGCATGTAAGACATAAATGTAACACCAACtataatatttcttttcttcgcATCACGCGAGCGTACTTTTGCAGGTTGATGGAGGTATCACATGAGACGGCATCTCCACACACTCACACGCGGGTAAACAAAAGCTAACTTTGGTCCATCAACTAATGTCTCACAATTCCCAGGTTTTCTTTCCAATTCGAGTGAGGGGCTGGGCTCAAGAAACATAATGATCGCCAAATGACGAGCGCGTacgtattatatttacttgtGAAGAAGAATGTATGTAGATGCAAAAAAGGTGTGTGTTAATACAGAAAAAGCAGGTATCGTTCAATCATGAGTGCTATGCTGCTGGATGCTGTCCGTATGCTTTCCTCCTTTTCGTTCTGTTCACTTAGGCGGGCCATGCGTATCTGGAATGAAATATCAGGGAACGGTGTTACCGAGTCTCTACGAACgtgccttttctttctcttggtcACCTGTCACTTCGGCAATGAAGTCTGACATGGCTTCAAAGTAGCCTTCTTCGAGGACACTTGAGTTATGGTCGCCAGCAGGGAGTGGCTTCCACCGCTTGGTGGGCGCTGCAGAAATCTCGTACAACTGTTTCATGTGTTTTGGTCTGTAAAGCATTAGCTTCTTGTTTCCGTGCCGCAATGCGCTGATCATAGGCAGAAAAGGAGGGCGTATGGTAGATCATCAGGGAATATTTGCTTTCTTATCAAGACCAACAAGGGTACGAGACCACAAGGATACTTCAAATTTTGTGGGTGACAAATTTAATCATCATATGATCGAGGGTAGGAATAGAGTGAATGCCTGGCGTGGGAAAGGTAATAACTTACGGGACAATCTCATCCTGCAAGCCACTGATGAAAAGCGTAGGCACCTTTGTGATGTTGGGCAGAACCGACTCACTGGGCCAGACTTGGTGGCATAGCAGGGTAAGGTATTTCGCGGGGGGCACGACGGAAGGGATAAGCTTCCGGATAGAGAGAAAGGTGTTCTCAAGGATCAGACCAGCGATATCACCCGCTTCCTGGTTCTTGGAAACAAGCTTGATGGCAACGGCGCCACCCAGACTCTGCCCGTAAACCATGAGCTTGTGATCGCGTGTCTCGGCCCGATGCCGCAGGTAGTTAAGACCAGTCTGGGCGTCAATATTTAGACCCGACTCGTCAGGTTGACCGGTCGAAGAACCGTAACCTCTATACTCGAGCATGAAGACATTGCAGCCAATGTAGTTTATAATCATGCGGGCGATGGGCAACCGATGGCCAATGTTGCCAGCATTGCCATGGAACATCAGAATGGTGATGTTTGAGTTCTTGTGGCCGCGAGGGCCACGGATGTAGAAAGCCGAAAGCTTCTCGCCATCGTCGGTCGGTATGTAGAGTTCTTCGAAATTTGAGATGCCAAAGTCGGAGGGTTTGGGGACGTCTGAGCGAGAATTTGCAGGAATATTACTCGGGTAAATGAGAGCCCTAATGGAGGTGGTTAGCGCGGGTCTCGgcaagatgatgatgcggGTCAATCGAGCAGTAATGGAAAGGAGGCAGGGAGAGGAAGACCGAGGCGGAGACTGAGAAGGAGACCAGAGTGGTATACGGACTTTTGCTTAAAGTATAGTAAAGAGGTGAGGACAGCAGCGAGACCCTGTGAAGATGTGCATTGATGTCAGCGTCTGGACTGTGTATGGTCTtggcctttgcctttgcagTGCATCGTAAAGCGAACGGAGCAGTTTGGGAGTACGTACCGTTGAAGCCAACGCGGGCAGACGCATGTAGCTGGCAATCGAGCTCAAGACCGAGACGGTCTGCTCGACGTAATTGTTGGAGGATTGTGAGGTGGGAGAGTTGGAGCTCGACATGGTTGCTTTTGCCGGTTTGCTCGGCATTACAGCAACTGATATGCGATGGGTTTCGATTGTTCGTTCGATCACAGATGCAGGTACAGGTAGGTTAGTGTTAGGTAGTCAAAAAAAAGTCTACCACGAACCTACTGAACCTGAACTGGACTGAACTGGACTTTACGGCACGGGGGGAGATGGGGCCCCGACAGTGATTTACAGCAAGCGGAGAATGGAGACAGAAGGGCGGAGCAAGGGGTATGGTCGGGCTCTGCGGTGTATATTGTAGCGGTCGACAGCGTTCCGAAAATACGGTGACTGATTCAAGTAGAGTAGAGCAAAGAGTAAAGCCTCGAGCGGCCAATTTCGGGTTGGAGGCGAGGGATATATATCGTTGGCAATATGATATCGCGATGTGCAGTTCGTGTTGTTGttaggaagaagaaagagagaagggaaaaaaagcAGTAAAGGTCCCGACAACAATGAGGATCGATAAACGAATTAGGTTGCCACTGTGCTGTCCTATAGCAGGCAACTATTGCGGTTTCCCAGATCGAATTGAATCCGAATTGAAGATGCCCCTGGTGATTTCGTCCGGCAGCGATCCCACTTATGGACAGGAGGAGGACATGGGGGTTCTTTGATGAGGTTATCGACTGAGGGTTGACGAGATAAGAAGATGCAGATCTGTCTGCGCAAGTAGGTAAGGCAGAATGTATGAATTATGATGAAAAGGGTTAATGTTGAAGCACGATAAAACGATGCGCAAGTATTCAAAAAGGGATATCGATTCCAGTTTGGCAATAGGGATGTGCTGTGATGCGATATGCCTCTGAAGAGCGGTATCTGAGAATGGTAGAAAATGTGTCATG is part of the Fusarium poae strain DAOMC 252244 chromosome 4, whole genome shotgun sequence genome and encodes:
- a CDS encoding hypothetical protein (BUSCO:54731at5125); translation: MAAIIKAANAKIRSNPVSDYICSTHFWGPVSNFGIPLAAIMDTQKSPELISGQMTGALIIYAGTFMRYSLAVTPRNYLLFACHFVNAGAQLTQGYRYLNYHYWGGKENMPKEQLVQAAEAAKGKVEKATEKVQNAVSK
- a CDS encoding hypothetical protein (BUSCO:4267at5125), translating into MVEQESNRASNQAPPETQNRSQNEGEGPASGSRGGSRGGRRRGRGGRSRGQRQNGPVQGPGGRGNTSQTESATAPATAPIEPAASSAPESSGNSRNRRNRRGNRGATRGSVEQGRGVFTMGPRRQFGGRLTTNEQSSDAADQDAFLRANAPEFVPGQPAPQGGNGNQSSSAGDSQHAAQPCSRGNRTRNRKQDRPRQEVPKSTASELWQRIQEDIANWNYECRICTEEVTRKTEVWSCTTCWTVVHLECAHQWWDTSMKVNEESGDKSWRCPGCNSTLTDEPGNSSCWCGKETQLSRNSLLPPHSCGQTCSKSRPTCSHPCTLQCHPGPCPPCTVLSPPEPCYCGKHSQRKNCRDTDYYNGWSCRELCGDLLPCSQHECIQICHPGVCGTCEVTVAAKCYCGRVEKEMQCSKQDDLCDSYDDANDSWFEGSFGCENSCGRTHDCNVHHCQLPCHPQDEQPAHCPFSPDVVTQCPCGKTPLKELMDDSRQSCSDPIPHCEKKCEKKLDCGHFCQLLCHTGDCDSCTDVMEVDCRCGRVTSETMCHGAEVQHPLCFKICQANRNCGRHRCGEHCCPGEKKAVQRIAQQKKQRVGPDSLPVEAEHICLNTCGRPLKCGSHNCEQLCHRGACASCPEAIWEEISCNCGKTVLHPPQPCGTRQPSCTSQCQRQPGCGHPPVVHQCHPDDVSCPPCTYLTTRVCICGKTTFHNKPCHLQQVHCSQVCGQKLSCGLHTCKKLCHRPGECGDALAGCEQLCGKPKPLCGHPCQSVCHGQTACNESTACHVKMTVKCPCGNHKKEFKCLASTSNPTPNRPEVRCDDECERLDRNRRLAAALNIDPATHTNDHVPFSDDTLKLYKQFPKWGDEQESQYRVFAANKDEVRLRYEPMKNVSRQFLHLLAEDFGFESKSEDHDIHRSVLVWKTDKFVSAPPKTLSQCVKIRATQAAEAAAAAAIRPPSPPVLETEPFNALVLTEPRFGLTNDDVNTALAADLSSLQGFSFKVDFLNEEVLIKATVSYSAFLTPAPLEKGLEILKPRIEQTIRREKLAENVLLCHSDVNGAITRREVPRRAGAGGWSAVAGRAASKPGSSSTTEEAKPGRRLLLGLKKKKPQAEAGKVWAALDGDVEC
- a CDS encoding hypothetical protein (MEROPS:MER0017242~TransMembrane:1 (o32-50i)~BUSCO:34465at5125) is translated as MSSSNSPTSQSSNNYVEQTVSVLSSIASYMRLPALASTGLAAVLTSLLYFKQKALIYPSNIPANSRSDVPKPSDFGISNFEELYIPTDDGEKLSAFYIRGPRGHKNSNITILMFHGNAGNIGHRLPIARMIINYIGCNVFMLEYRGYGSSTGQPDESGLNIDAQTGLNYLRHRAETRDHKLMVYGQSLGGAVAIKLVSKNQEAGDIAGLILENTFLSIRKLIPSVVPPAKYLTLLCHQVWPSESVLPNITKVPTLFISGLQDEIVPPKHMKQLYEISAAPTKRWKPLPAGDHNSSVLEEGYFEAMSDFIAEVTGDQEKEKARS